Proteins found in one Poecilia reticulata strain Guanapo linkage group LG6, Guppy_female_1.0+MT, whole genome shotgun sequence genomic segment:
- the LOC103466261 gene encoding BTB/POZ domain-containing protein 10-like isoform X1, with amino-acid sequence MSEDAETAGKPALFGGAQGFCAAVIPQLVPCCFVFSWPGENDREQQCGLSGSDRSRRLQCHQVRTMSLYGGGASGGGISGAAGGSRERGLGGPEHYREQRRRSSDRSRDSSHERGESQLTPCIRNITSPTRQHDRERGDGGSSSRSSSPRPPRVSHSYPHIGGALIGAHIPRPLGPSGVDHHGKILGPGPCDMIVYDLGGKEHRSGLRPGERVTLIVDNTRFVVDPAIFIAQPNTMLGRMFGSCRDNNFTRPNEKGEFEVADGISSTVFRAILDYYKSGIIRCPDGVSIPELREACDYLCISFNYSTIKCRDLSALMHELSNDGARRQFECYLEEMVLPLMVASAQSGERECHVVVLTDDDVVDWDEEYPPQMGEEYSQIIYSTKLYRFFKYIENRDVAKSVLKDRGLKKIRLGIEGYPTYKEKVKRRPGGRPEVIYNYVQRPFIRMSWEKEEGKSRHVDFQCVKSKSTTNLAAAAADIPQDQLVVMQPPGPQVDELDTLPPLSNEPHQPAIGQAPENHPGAQLFEGPHQQEHQSQQRTNQQPHNSSSSGGHCQPTYRYDPDPDNPSPSA; translated from the exons ATGAGCGAGGATGCTGAAACTGCTGGCAAGCCCGCTTTGTTCGGAGGAGCGCAAGGCTTTTGTGCCGCTGTCATCCCGCAGCTTGTTCCCTGCTGCTTTGTCTTCTCCTGGCCCGGTGAAAACGACCG TGAGCAGCAGTGTGGTTTGTCTGGGTCGGACCGCAGCCGCCGGTTGCAGTGCCATCAGGTCAGGACCATGAGTCTGTATGGGGGCGGTGCCAGCGGCGGGGGGATCAGCGGGGCTGCCGGTGGATCCCGGGAACGGGGGTTGGGAGGACCAGAGCATTACAGGGAACAGCGACGACGCTCCAGCGATCGCTCGCGGGACTCGTCTCACGAGAGAGGGGAGAGCCAGCTCACGCCATGCATCAGGAATATTACTTCTCCAACACGACAGCACG ATCGCGAACGTGGCGACGGAGGCTCCTCCTCCAGATCATCCAGCCCACGTCCTCCCAGGGTTTCTCATTCTTATCCACATATAGGAGGAGCTCTGATCGGGGCACACATACCACGGCCGCTAGGCCCCTCTGGGGTAGACCACCATGGCAAAATTTTAGGCCCAGGACCCTGCGACATGATCGTGTATGACCTTGGTGGCAAAGAGCATCGAAGTGGGCTGCGACCAGGGGAGAGGGTCACTCTCATTGTGGACAATACGAGATTTGTGGTGGATCCTGCTATCTTTATAGCTCAACCTAACACCATGCTGGGCAG GATGTTCGGTTCCTGTCGGGACAACAATTTCACTCGGCCCAATGAGAAAGGAGAGTTTGAGGTGGCTGATGGCATCAGCTCCACTGTGTTCCGCGCCATCCTG GATTACTACAAGTCGGGGATAATCCGCTGCCCCGACGGCGTTTCCATTCCTGAGCTCAGAGAGGCATGCGACTACCTCTGCATCTCCTTCAACTACAGCACCATCAAGTGCAGAGATCTCA GCGCCCTGATGCACGAGCTGTCCAACGACGGAGCGCGGCGTCAGTTCGAGTGTTACCTGGAGGAGATGGTGCTGCCGCTGATGGTCGCCAGCGCCCAGAGCGGGGAGAGAGAGTGCCACGTGGTGGTGCTGACCGACGACGACGTGGTGGACTGGGATGAGGAGTACCCACCGCAGATGGGAGAGGAGTACTCTCAGA TTATCTACAGCACCAAACTCTATCGTTTCTTCAAATACATCGAGAACAGAGACGTGGCCAAATCTGTGCTGAAGGACCGAGGACTGAAAAAGATCCGCCTGGGAATCGAAG GATACCCGACGTATAAAGAGAAGGTGAAGCGACGTCCCGGGGGTCGCCCCGAGGTCATCTACAACTACGTGCAGCGTCCATTCATCCGCATGTCCTGGGAGAAGGAGGAAGGGAAGAGTCGCCACGTGGACTTCCAGTGCGTCAAGTCAAAGTCCACCACCAACCTGGCGGCGGCCGCAGCCGACATCCCTCAGGACCAGCTGGTGGTCATGCAGCCTCCGGGCCCGCAGGTGGACGAGCTGGACACTCTGCCCCCTCTTTCCAACGAGCCTCACCAGCCGGCGATTGGACAGGCGCCGGAGAACCACCCAGGAGCCCAGCTGTTCGAGGGCCCGCACCAACAGGAACACCAGAGCCAGCAGCGCACCAACCAGCAGCcacacaacagcagcagcagcggcggccaCTGTCAGCCGACGTACCGCTATGACCCGGACCCCGACAATCCGTCCCCCTCAGCGTGA
- the LOC103466261 gene encoding BTB/POZ domain-containing protein 10-like isoform X2, translating into MSLYGGGASGGGISGAAGGSRERGLGGPEHYREQRRRSSDRSRDSSHERGESQLTPCIRNITSPTRQHDRERGDGGSSSRSSSPRPPRVSHSYPHIGGALIGAHIPRPLGPSGVDHHGKILGPGPCDMIVYDLGGKEHRSGLRPGERVTLIVDNTRFVVDPAIFIAQPNTMLGRMFGSCRDNNFTRPNEKGEFEVADGISSTVFRAILDYYKSGIIRCPDGVSIPELREACDYLCISFNYSTIKCRDLSALMHELSNDGARRQFECYLEEMVLPLMVASAQSGERECHVVVLTDDDVVDWDEEYPPQMGEEYSQIIYSTKLYRFFKYIENRDVAKSVLKDRGLKKIRLGIEGYPTYKEKVKRRPGGRPEVIYNYVQRPFIRMSWEKEEGKSRHVDFQCVKSKSTTNLAAAAADIPQDQLVVMQPPGPQVDELDTLPPLSNEPHQPAIGQAPENHPGAQLFEGPHQQEHQSQQRTNQQPHNSSSSGGHCQPTYRYDPDPDNPSPSA; encoded by the exons ATGAGTCTGTATGGGGGCGGTGCCAGCGGCGGGGGGATCAGCGGGGCTGCCGGTGGATCCCGGGAACGGGGGTTGGGAGGACCAGAGCATTACAGGGAACAGCGACGACGCTCCAGCGATCGCTCGCGGGACTCGTCTCACGAGAGAGGGGAGAGCCAGCTCACGCCATGCATCAGGAATATTACTTCTCCAACACGACAGCACG ATCGCGAACGTGGCGACGGAGGCTCCTCCTCCAGATCATCCAGCCCACGTCCTCCCAGGGTTTCTCATTCTTATCCACATATAGGAGGAGCTCTGATCGGGGCACACATACCACGGCCGCTAGGCCCCTCTGGGGTAGACCACCATGGCAAAATTTTAGGCCCAGGACCCTGCGACATGATCGTGTATGACCTTGGTGGCAAAGAGCATCGAAGTGGGCTGCGACCAGGGGAGAGGGTCACTCTCATTGTGGACAATACGAGATTTGTGGTGGATCCTGCTATCTTTATAGCTCAACCTAACACCATGCTGGGCAG GATGTTCGGTTCCTGTCGGGACAACAATTTCACTCGGCCCAATGAGAAAGGAGAGTTTGAGGTGGCTGATGGCATCAGCTCCACTGTGTTCCGCGCCATCCTG GATTACTACAAGTCGGGGATAATCCGCTGCCCCGACGGCGTTTCCATTCCTGAGCTCAGAGAGGCATGCGACTACCTCTGCATCTCCTTCAACTACAGCACCATCAAGTGCAGAGATCTCA GCGCCCTGATGCACGAGCTGTCCAACGACGGAGCGCGGCGTCAGTTCGAGTGTTACCTGGAGGAGATGGTGCTGCCGCTGATGGTCGCCAGCGCCCAGAGCGGGGAGAGAGAGTGCCACGTGGTGGTGCTGACCGACGACGACGTGGTGGACTGGGATGAGGAGTACCCACCGCAGATGGGAGAGGAGTACTCTCAGA TTATCTACAGCACCAAACTCTATCGTTTCTTCAAATACATCGAGAACAGAGACGTGGCCAAATCTGTGCTGAAGGACCGAGGACTGAAAAAGATCCGCCTGGGAATCGAAG GATACCCGACGTATAAAGAGAAGGTGAAGCGACGTCCCGGGGGTCGCCCCGAGGTCATCTACAACTACGTGCAGCGTCCATTCATCCGCATGTCCTGGGAGAAGGAGGAAGGGAAGAGTCGCCACGTGGACTTCCAGTGCGTCAAGTCAAAGTCCACCACCAACCTGGCGGCGGCCGCAGCCGACATCCCTCAGGACCAGCTGGTGGTCATGCAGCCTCCGGGCCCGCAGGTGGACGAGCTGGACACTCTGCCCCCTCTTTCCAACGAGCCTCACCAGCCGGCGATTGGACAGGCGCCGGAGAACCACCCAGGAGCCCAGCTGTTCGAGGGCCCGCACCAACAGGAACACCAGAGCCAGCAGCGCACCAACCAGCAGCcacacaacagcagcagcagcggcggccaCTGTCAGCCGACGTACCGCTATGACCCGGACCCCGACAATCCGTCCCCCTCAGCGTGA
- the pth1a gene encoding parathyroid hormone 1a, producing the protein MILKKSYLFQQVVKVNMQNVDVKILVVFFCVVHLSIYCQGRPLSKRTVSEVQLMHNLRHHQQVQERREWLQTRIQDIHNAAGRASSGDTEGWKRRLHPDELAELTPEEIKEALDFLENLLKSKQ; encoded by the exons ATGATTTTGAAAAAGTCTTATTTGTTTCAACAGGTTGTAAAGGTCAACATGCAAAACGTGGACGTTAAAATTCTCGTCGTGTTCTTCTGTGTTGTGCACCTTTCCATTTACTGCCAAGGGCGTCCTCTCAG TAAAAGGACAGTGAGCGAAGTGCAGCTCATGCACAACCTGAGACACCACCAGCAGGTGCAGGAGCGCCGCGAGTGGCTGCAAACCAGGATCCAGGACATCCACAATGCTGCGGGCCGGGCCAGCAGTGGAGACACGGAGGGCTGGAAGAGAAGATTACATCCTGATGAGTTGGCCGAGCTGACACCAGAGGAGATAAAGGAAGCTTTGGACTTTCTGGAGAACCTCCTCAAATCAAAGcagtga